From a region of the Dictyostelium discoideum AX4 chromosome 2 chromosome, whole genome shotgun sequence genome:
- a CDS encoding glycoside hydrolase family 25 protein: MNKLILSILSVLLIVSIASAGNGIDISSGTNPSSSDLACLAKQNSKIIVQTWSGGYGFNSNVPSIVQAAKSAGLSVDLYAFLCSQCSGITDPAEAIKTLVSKLNGVKYGTLWIDVEQCNGCWSSTLSSNAQYVQTAVQTASQLGVNVGVYSSEGEWPQTVGSLTSLSSFPLWYAHYDNNPSFSDQGYNFGGWSKAVMKQYQGTTTQCGVSVDLNWFPGSGSSTTSSSATSSSTTGRPLTSSSGAGTGGHSSSSGAGTGGHSSTTGGQTSGQTSGQTSGSSNQPLSSGSSQDSSNSGSSNQPLSSGSSQDSSNSGSSNQPLSSGSSQTSGQTSGSSNQPLSSGSSQDSGSNSGSQGTTGSQSGSSSSNPLTSGSQSGSSGSQSTSSGSQSGSSGATGTSSTASSTSATGSSSTGSSTGSSSGSNDSGSNDSGSSSGSNNSGSSSGSNNSGSSSGSASSSGSSGSSGSGNYTSGSGNGAFLF, translated from the exons atgaataaattaattttatctatTCTTtctgttttattaattgtttcaaTTGCTTCAGCTGGAAATGGTATTGATATTTCATCAGGAACCAATCCATCATCAAGTGATCTTGCATGTTTAGCTAAACAAAACTCAAAAATTATTGTCCAAACTTGGTCAGGTGGTTATGGTTTTAATTCAAACGTACCATCAATTGTTCAAGCAGCCAAATCAGCTGGATTAAGTGTTGATTTATATGCATTTTTATGTTCACAATGTAGTGGTATTACAGACCCAGCAGAAGCAATTAAAACATtggtttcaaaattaaatggaGTCAAATATGGTACTTTATGGATTGACGTTGAACAATGTAATGGTTGTTGGAGTAGTACATTATCAAGCAATGCTCAATATGTTCAAACAGCAGTACAAACCGCCTCACAATTGGGTGTAAATGTTGGTGTATATTCAAGCGAAGGTGAATGGCCACAAACAGTTGGTTCATTAACCTCTTTATCATCATTCCCATTATGGTATGCTCattatgataataatccaaGTTTTAGTGATCAAGGTTATAATTTTGGTGGTTGGTCTAAAGCTGTCATGAAACAATATCAag GTACAACTACCCAATGTGGTGTTAGTGTTGATTTG aattggTTCCCAGGTAGTGGTTCATCAACAACTTCATCATCAGCAAcctcatcatcaacaactggAAGACCATTAACAAGTTCATCAGGTGCAGGTACTGGTGGTCATTCAAGTTCATCAGGTGCAGGAACTGGTGGTCACTCATCAACAACTGGTGGTCAAACCTCTGGTCAAACCTCTGGTCAAACCTCTGGTTCAAGTAATCAACCACTTTCATCTGGTAGTTCCCAAGATTCTTCAAATAGTGGATCAAGTAACCAACCACTTTCATCTGGTAGTTCACAAGATTCTTCAAATAGTGGATCAAGTAATCAACCACTTTCATCTGGTAGTTCACAAACATCTGGTCAAACATCAGGTTCAAGTAATCAACCACTTTCATCTGGTAGTTCACAAG atTCTGGAAGTAATAGTGGAAGTCAAGGAACAACTGGTTCACAAAGTGGTTCAAGTAGTAGTAATCCATTAACCTCTGGATCACAAAGTGGTTCAAGTGGTAGCCAATCAACATCTTCTGGATCACAAAGTGGTTCAAGTGGTGCAACTGGAACATCTTCAACTGCTTCATCAACAAGCGCAACTGGATCATCTTCAACTGGTTCTTCAACTGGTTCATCAAGTGGTTCAAACGATAGTGGTTCAAATGACAGTGGCTCATCAAGCGGTTCAAACAACAGTGGTTCATCAAGCGGTTCAAACAACAGTGGTTCATCAAGCGGTTCAGCCTCAAGTTCAGGTTCATCAGGTTCATCAGGAAGTGGCAATTACACTTCTGGTTCAGGAAATGGCGCTTTTTTattctaa
- the rpl7 gene encoding S60 ribosomal protein L7, producing the protein MSQKVATKTAPVPESILKKRATSQKKAVDVAKLGRAQQLRNSRLNSVYFKRAEKYVSEYHKTEREAIRLNRIAKNSGTFYVPPAAKVAFVIRIRGINGVSPKPRKVLKLLRLLQLNNGVFVKLNKASINMLKLVEPYVAYGFPNLKSIKELIYKRGHLKIDGQRIPLTSNDMVEKQLGKFGIICVEDIIHEITTCGKHFKQVNNSLWPFKLNCPRGGFNMKKTPFLQGGDAGNREHLINNLIHRMN; encoded by the exons ATGTCACAAAAAGT AGCTACCAAGACTGCTCCAGTCCCAGAATCCATTCTCAAAAAGAGAGCCACCTCCCAAAAGAAAGCTGTTGATGTTGCTAAATTAGGAAGAGCTCAACAATTG agAAACAGCAGATTAAACTCTGTCTATTTCAAACGTGCTGAGAAATACGTTTCTGAATACCACAAAACCGAACGTGAAGCCATCCGTTTAAACAGAATCGCCAAAAACTCTGGTACTTTCTACGTCCCACCAGCTGCCAAAGTTGCCTTTGTCATCCGTATTAGAGGTATCAACGGTGTCTCACCAAAGCCAAGAAAGGTCTTAAAGCTCCTCAGACTCTTACAATTAAACAATGGTGTCTTTGTCAAATTAAACAAAGCTTCAATCAACATGCTCAAACTTGTTGAACCATACGTTGCTTATGGTTTCCCAAATCTCAAATCAATCAAAGAATTAATCTACAAGAGAGGTCACTTAAAGATTGACGGTCAAAGAATCCCATTAACCTCTAACGATATGGTTGAAAAACAACTCGGCAAATTCGGTATCATTTGCGTTGAAGATATCATCCACGAAATCACCACTTGCGGTAAACACTTCAAACAAGTTAACAACTCTTTATGGCCATTCAAATTAAACTGTCCAAGAGGTGGTTTCAACATGAAGAAAACTCCATTCCTCCAAGGTGGTGATGCTGGTAACCGTGAACACTTAATCAACAACCTCATCCACAGAATGAActaa
- the usp7 gene encoding peptidase C19 family protein (meprin and TRAF homology (MATH) domain-containing protein), whose amino-acid sequence MNNIILDENKNNGQPHPQQQLNILKEVTTLSPPQNNNNNNNNNNSNTQNENNPSNNTPMISSPDSVNGAQPVNNSNNNNNNNNNNNNNNNNSPVENSENTIDNNDNNNNDNNDNNNNDNNDKNNNNSVENSENTIDNNDNSAAPAAINIIPTPRPTKTAYKVTNFSQKDKPFYTETQTILDLTWRLYVFPKGNNTDNKDISLFLDLLEVQQPGHPNIKASFTLEILNQKNPEKNVRKISDHLFNSKGVDWGFNRFMDIQTLLDPEQGYMIDDGFIINVEVVQAYSCIDSSSYDSKKITGYVGLQNQGATCYMNSLLQALFHISPFRRAVYELPTISDDPTKSISLALQRIFFKLQFGDKAVGTKELTKSFGWDTMDIFTQHDVQELNRVLCDNLNDKMKGTKAEGTVDDLFRGKIKNFIKCEKVSFESKSDEYFYDLSLNVKGCKDIIASFDKYTETERLDGSNQYFAEGFGLQNANKGVKFLSLPPVLNLHLKRFEYDPIRDENVKINDKYKFPDTLDLNRYLDEGADKSLSYIYTLQSVLIHSGDLHNGHYYAFIKSNGEWFKFDDDEVTKSTFDRVSDESFGSDFGIRPGRSDNAYMLVYFRNNCYDQLTRTIDETEIPEHLKSRIEKDEMRENEQTFQLRLTRDEDFTDHKSFDLIDFERFPPKTFKKTHDNMSIGHFKKQITAQYGIPVERQRIWAWTTRRNRTHRIEKYPEQDDTSLNLIRARMNGDIRLHLEICFNPRPLIAPTSNGNNYILANNNINNNNSNNNNNNNNNNNNNNNNNNVNSGLTGGINQINSGINQHQHHHHHNNNNNQIVDNMNSFFPKIDKDNETSALLFFKFYDPETKSLKFLGSKVLDISLKASSVFPQLCQLAGLPINTPLLVYEEITSSNIQPIKPNETLTKCEMLSGDILVFQKQVASPNKFNLPTVIDYFQYIINTKVVKIKQVDNSQVQFNCEFSKQMKYSEITAKIATLVGANSENIRLMCKQNMAAPISPIKPNDNIPLYDMLSSTNKLTDLLYFEILNIPVKDCEIKRNFKITWQKPFTNEFEIISVWVLRVGDVKELINEFLKTIKLNYKQQNNNNNLQQQQQQQQQTNGIVINNNNQQQQQQQQQQQQQQQQQQQQQDNENQKQENNNNFDIETIDSNKIRLIEIRGYRVEKILTDEDVCSIGDSSALRAEMISDEEMNPKNGERVVFVVHYSREHNYPLFHGSPMTILYKPGESCQSLRTRLYAKLGGSKSLSSKEFSRWKISIIRGDKVEYIPDDGSIGTNIDWNAVNTFIGLEHSNTHNKNQQKAIKILG is encoded by the exons atgaataatattatattagatgagaataaaaataatggtcAGCCAcatccacaacaacaacttaatattttaaaagaggTCACAACTCTATCACCTcctcaaaataataataataataataataataataatagtaatacacaaaatgaaaataaccCAAGTAATAATACACCAATGATATCTTCACCAGACTCTGTAAATGGAGCACAACctgtaaataatagtaataataataataataataataataataataataataataataataatagcccAGTAGAGAATAGTGAAAAtactattgataataatgataataataataatgataataatgataataataataatgataataatgataaaaataataataactcagTAGAGAATAGTGAAAAtactattgataataatgataatagtgcAGCTCCTGCTGCTATAAATATTATACCAACACCAAGACCCACCAAAACTGCATACAAAGTAACAAATTTTTCACAAAAAGATAAACCATTTTATACAGAGACTCAAacaattttagatttaacttg gAGATTATATGTATTCCCAAAAGGTAATAATACagataataaagatataTCGCTCTTTTTAGATTTACTTGAAGTTCAACAACCTGGACATCCAAATATTAAAGCATCATTTAcattagaaattttaaatcaaaagaatCCAGAAAAAAATGTTAGAAAAATATCAgatcatttatttaattcaaaaggTGTAGATTGGGGATTCAATAGATTTATGGATATTCAAACATTGTTAGATCCAGAACAAGGCTATATGATTGATGatggttttattattaatgttgaAGTAGTTCAAGCATACAGTTGTATTGATTCTTCAAGTTATGATAGTAAAAAAATTACTGGTTATGTTGGTTTACAAAATCAAGGTGCAACTTGTTATATGAATTCATTATTACAGGCATTGTTTCATATTTCACCATTTAGAAGa GCAGTTTATGAATTACCAACAATTTCAGATGATCCAACAAAAAGTATATCATTAGCATTACAgagaatattttttaaattacaatttgGAGATAAAGCAGTTGGAACTAAAGAATTAACGAAAAGTTTTGGATGGGATACAATGGATATTTTCACACAACATGATGTTCAAGAATTAAATCGTGTCTTGtgtgataatttaaatgataagaTGAAGGGTACCAAAGCTGAAGGTACAGTTGATGATTTATTTCGtggaaaaatcaaaaactttattaaatgTGAAAAAGTATCATTTGAATCAAAAAGTGATGAATACTTTTATGACCTTTCTTTAAATGTTAAAGGTTGTAAAGATATAATTGcttcatttgataaatataCAGAAACTGAAAGACTAGATGGTTCAAATCAATATTTCGCTGAAGGTTTTGGTTTACAA aATGCAAACAAAGGTGtcaaatttttatcattaccaccagttttaaatttacatttgAAAAGATTTGAATATGATCCAATTAGAGatgaaaatgttaaaattaatgataaatacAAATTCCCAGATACATTAGATTTAAATCGTTATTTAGATGAAGGTGCTGATAAATCACTTTCTTATATTTATACTTTACAAAG tgtATTAATTCATTCAGGTGATTTACATAATGGTCATTATTAtgcatttattaaatcaaatggaGAATGGTTcaaatttgatgatgatgaagttacaaaatcaacatttgATAGAGTTTCAGATGAATCATTTGGTTCTGATTTTGGTATTAGACCAGGTAGAAGTGATAATGCTT ATATGTTAGtttattttagaaataattGTTATGACCAATTAACTAGAACAATTGATGAAACAGAAATACCAGAACATTTGAAATCTAGAATTGAAAAGGATGAAATGAGAGAGAATGAACAAACATTTCAACTTAGACTTACTAGAGATGAAGATTTTACTGATcataaatcatttgatttaattgatttcgAGAGATTCCCAccaaaaacatttaaaaagaCTCATGATAATATGAGTATTGGTCATTTTAAGAAACAAATTACTGCCCAATATGGTATTCCAGTTGAAAGACAAAGAATTTGGGCTTGGACAACTAGAAGAAACAGAACTCATAGAATTGAAAAGTATCCAGAACAAGATGATAcgtctttaaatttaattcgtGCTAGAATGAATGGCGATATAAGATTACATTTAGAGATTTGTTTTAATCCAAGACCATTAATTGCACCAActtcaaatggtaataattatattttagctaataataatattaataataataatagtaataataacaacaataataataataataataataataataacaataataataatgttaacAGTGGTTTAACTGGTggaataaatcaaattaatagtGGTATAAATCAGCATCagcatcatcaccatcacaataataataataatcaaattgtaGATAATATGAATTCATTTTTCCCAAAAATCGATAAGGATAATGAAACTAgtgcattattattttttaaattttatgatCCAGAGACTAAAAGTTTAAAGTTTTTAGGATCAAAAGTATTGGATATTAGTTTAAAGGCATCTAGTGTCTTCCCACAACTATGTCAATTGGCAGGTTTACCAATTAATACACCATTGTTAGTCTATGAGGAGATTACTTCATCAAATATTCAaccaattaaaccaaatGAAACATTGACAAAGTGTGAAATGTTAAGTGGTGATATTTTAGTATTTCAAAAACAAGTTGCCTCtccaaataaattcaatttaccAACAGTCATTGACTACTTTCAATATATCATAAATACAAAAGTTGTAAAGATTAAACAAGTAGATAATAGTCAAGTTCAATTCAATTGTGAATTCTCAAAACAAATGAAATACTCTGAAATCACTGCAAAGATTGCGACACTAGTTGGTGCAAACTCTGAAAACATTAGGTTAATGTGTAAACAAAATATGGCCGCTCCAATCTCTCCAATCAAaccaaatgataatataCCATTGTATGATATGTTATCAagtacaaataaattaactgATTTACTCTACTTTGAAATCTTAAATATTCCAGTTAAAGATTGTGAAATCAAAAGAAACTTTAAAATCACTTGGCAAAAACCTTTTacaaatgaatttgaaatcattTCAGTTTGGGTATTAAGAGTTGGTGAtgttaaagaattaattaatgaatttttaaaaactattaaattaaattataaacaacaaaataataataataatttacaacaacaacaacaacaacaacaacaaacgaATGGTAtagttataaataataataatcaacaacaacaacaacaacaacaacaacaacaacaacaacaacaacaacaacaacaacaacaagataatgaaaatcaaaaacaagagaataataataattttgatattgaaacaattgattcaaataaaattagacTTATTGAAATTAGAGGATATAGAGTTGAAAAGATATTAACAGACGAAGATGTTTGCTCAATTGGTGATTCTTCAGCATTGAGAGCAGAGATGATATCAGATGAAGAGATGAATCCAAAAAATGGAGAAAGAGTTGTATTTGTAGTTCATTATAGTAGAGAACATAATTATCCATTATTCCATGGCTCACCAATGACAATACTTTATAAACCTGGTGAATCTTGTCAATCACTTAGAACAAGATTATATGCGAAATTGGGTGGATCAAAATCTTTATCTTCCAAAGAATTCTCAAGATGGAAGATTTCAATCATTAGAGGTGATAAAGTTGAATACATTCCAGATGATGGTTCAATTGGTACTAATATTGATTGGAATGCTGTAAATACTTTTATTGGCTTAGAACATTCAAATActcataataaaaatcaacaaaaagcAATTAAAATCTTAGgttaa